A section of the Kribbella sp. HUAS MG21 genome encodes:
- the rpmE gene encoding 50S ribosomal protein L31, giving the protein MKSDIHPTYVDTTVTCTCGATFTTRSTAENGVIHADVCSQCHPFYTGKQKILDTGGRVARFEKRYAKK; this is encoded by the coding sequence TTGAAGAGCGACATCCACCCGACGTACGTGGACACCACGGTGACCTGCACCTGTGGCGCCACGTTCACCACGCGCTCGACCGCGGAGAACGGCGTGATCCACGCCGACGTGTGCTCGCAGTGCCACCCGTTCTACACCGGCAAGCAGAAGATTCTGGACACCGGTGGCCGGGTCGCCCGCTTCGAGAAGCGGTACGCCAAGAAGTAG
- the prmC gene encoding peptide chain release factor N(5)-glutamine methyltransferase — MSTKVLVSQAAERLREAGVASPEFDAAELLAFVTGSSRLHLSEPTPDQQQLYDELIARRAAREPLQHLTGTAAFRYRELAVGPGVFVPRPETEVMVGWILDRIAEVKDPLVVDLCTGSGAIAGAVATERPDSTVHAVELSSDAVAWARRNLDGTGAILHEGDIDGCLPELDGRVDAVISNPPYIPLTAWESVTAEVRDHDPALALWSGDDGLDEIKVVAATAGRLLKPGGWFACEHADVQGESAPAVFAATGLFAEVRDQLDLAGRHRFTTGRRV; from the coding sequence GTGAGCACCAAGGTCCTCGTCAGCCAGGCGGCCGAGCGGCTGCGGGAGGCCGGGGTCGCGTCGCCCGAGTTCGACGCCGCCGAGCTGCTGGCGTTCGTCACCGGCTCGAGCCGGCTGCACCTCAGCGAGCCCACCCCGGACCAGCAGCAGCTGTACGACGAATTGATCGCGCGCCGCGCTGCTCGCGAACCGCTGCAGCACCTCACCGGTACGGCGGCCTTCCGCTACCGGGAGCTCGCCGTCGGGCCAGGGGTGTTCGTGCCGCGGCCGGAGACCGAGGTGATGGTCGGCTGGATCCTGGATCGCATCGCCGAGGTGAAGGATCCGCTGGTCGTCGACCTGTGCACCGGGTCCGGTGCCATCGCGGGCGCGGTCGCGACGGAGCGGCCGGACAGCACCGTGCACGCCGTCGAGCTCTCGTCGGACGCGGTCGCCTGGGCCCGGCGCAACCTGGACGGTACCGGGGCGATCCTGCACGAGGGCGACATCGACGGCTGCCTGCCGGAGCTCGACGGGCGCGTGGACGCGGTGATCTCCAATCCGCCGTACATCCCGTTGACCGCCTGGGAATCCGTGACGGCGGAGGTCCGTGACCACGACCCGGCGCTCGCGCTGTGGTCCGGTGACGACGGGCTGGACGAGATCAAGGTGGTCGCGGCGACCGCCGGCCGGTTGCTGAAGCCCGGCGGCTGGTTCGCGTGTGAGCACGCGGACGTGCAGGGCGAGTCGGCGCCCGCGGTCTTCGCGGCCACCGGCCTCTTCGCCGAAGTCCGCGACCAACTCGACCTCGCCGGCCGCCACCGCTTCACCACCGGCCGCCGCGTCTGA
- the lysA gene encoding diaminopimelate decarboxylase — MRAHEAGALHADIGHRAPAWLRAPRDPNELVTALWSQTAKKNGDGALEVGGVDLRDLVAEHGSPAYVLDEDDFRARARAFKHAFKDFDVYYAGKAFLCTTVVRWVMEEGLNLDICSGGELAVALRAGADPKRLGFHGNNKSESELARALDAGIGRIIVDSQHEITRLIALAAERGVVAPVMIRVTAGVEAHTHEYIATAHEDQKFGFSITSGAAFEAVARVNEAPELELLGLHSHIGSQIFDSSGFEVAAKRVIALHARVSDELGVDMPELDLGGGFGIAYTTQDDPSDPAQLATEMGKIVEHECHAHDIEVPKVSIEPGRAIVGPAVCTVYSVGTVKEVELDAGAARTYVSVDGGISDNIRAALYDADYSCTLANRYSETPPTLARVVGKHCEAGDIVVKDEFLPADVRPGDLVAVPGTGAYCRSMASNYNHVPRPPVIAVKDGRTRVVVRRETEDDLLALDMGVAE, encoded by the coding sequence GTGAGGGCGCACGAGGCGGGCGCGCTGCACGCCGACATCGGCCACCGGGCCCCGGCCTGGCTGCGCGCCCCGCGTGACCCCAACGAGCTCGTCACCGCGCTGTGGTCGCAGACCGCGAAGAAGAACGGCGACGGCGCCCTCGAGGTCGGCGGCGTGGACCTGCGCGACCTGGTCGCCGAGCACGGCAGCCCGGCGTACGTCCTGGACGAGGACGACTTCCGCGCCCGGGCCCGCGCGTTCAAGCATGCGTTCAAGGACTTCGACGTCTACTACGCCGGCAAGGCCTTCCTCTGTACGACGGTCGTGCGCTGGGTCATGGAGGAGGGGCTGAACCTCGACATCTGCAGCGGGGGAGAGCTGGCCGTGGCGCTCCGCGCCGGCGCCGACCCGAAGCGACTGGGCTTCCACGGCAACAACAAGTCGGAGTCCGAGCTGGCCCGTGCGCTCGACGCCGGCATCGGCCGGATCATTGTCGACTCGCAGCACGAGATCACCCGGCTGATCGCGCTGGCCGCCGAGCGCGGCGTGGTCGCCCCGGTGATGATCCGGGTCACCGCGGGCGTCGAGGCGCACACCCACGAGTACATCGCGACCGCGCACGAGGACCAGAAGTTCGGCTTCTCGATCACCTCCGGCGCGGCCTTCGAAGCCGTTGCCCGGGTCAACGAAGCGCCCGAGCTGGAGCTGCTCGGCCTGCACTCGCACATCGGCTCGCAGATCTTCGACTCGTCCGGGTTCGAGGTCGCGGCGAAGCGCGTGATCGCCTTGCACGCAAGGGTTTCCGACGAGCTCGGCGTCGACATGCCGGAGCTCGACCTGGGCGGCGGCTTCGGGATCGCGTACACCACCCAGGACGATCCGTCGGACCCGGCGCAGCTCGCGACCGAGATGGGCAAGATCGTCGAGCACGAGTGCCACGCGCACGACATCGAGGTGCCGAAGGTGTCGATCGAGCCCGGCCGCGCGATCGTCGGCCCGGCGGTCTGCACGGTGTACTCGGTCGGCACCGTCAAGGAGGTCGAGCTGGACGCCGGCGCCGCCCGGACGTACGTGTCGGTCGACGGCGGGATCAGCGACAACATCCGCGCCGCGCTCTACGACGCCGACTACTCCTGCACGCTCGCCAACCGGTACTCCGAGACGCCGCCGACGCTGGCCCGCGTGGTCGGCAAGCACTGTGAGGCTGGCGACATCGTCGTGAAGGACGAGTTCCTGCCCGCCGACGTCCGGCCGGGCGACCTGGTCGCCGTCCCCGGGACCGGCGCGTACTGCCGGTCGATGGCGAGCAACTACAACCACGTGCCGCGGCCACCGGTGATCGCGGTCAAGGACGGCCGGACGCGTGTCGTCGTACGCCGTGAGACCGAGGACGACCTGCTCGCCCTGGACATGGGGGTTGCCGAATGA
- a CDS encoding endonuclease/exonuclease/phosphatase family protein, with the protein MISLAFANVAGGRLVGPDGYADADRTADFGRALAALRADVLIVTELDTGGDQLDRLAAAAMPGRRTYSVRHGFSDSHIPGVQQLGVGIVSSYRLTELERIDLPDPAIDFLHWRTGEPLDPHPKGFLVARGEFGALGELDIVGGQVCPVHMFRSAEGVEYSYQEGVGLAYGAQLAAHLHAELEARGVLRAVVAGDLNMPNPREFFGERLGLVDAFGDPPPATTPDGRSIDRLFCTRDLVARETEVVPLPGADHYPVVCRLDRRPPEAPAIGRIREQDLARPPRSAPGTSRRGFAR; encoded by the coding sequence ATGATCTCGCTCGCCTTCGCGAACGTCGCCGGCGGCCGCCTGGTCGGCCCGGACGGCTACGCGGACGCCGACCGTACGGCGGACTTCGGGCGGGCGCTCGCGGCGCTGCGGGCGGACGTGCTGATCGTGACCGAGCTGGACACCGGCGGCGACCAGCTCGACCGGTTGGCCGCGGCGGCGATGCCGGGACGCCGGACGTACTCCGTACGGCACGGGTTCTCGGACTCGCACATTCCGGGCGTGCAGCAGCTGGGCGTGGGGATCGTGTCGTCGTACCGGTTGACCGAGCTGGAGCGGATCGACCTGCCGGATCCGGCGATCGACTTCCTGCACTGGCGGACCGGTGAGCCGCTCGATCCGCATCCGAAGGGATTCCTGGTGGCCCGCGGTGAGTTCGGGGCGCTCGGCGAGCTGGACATCGTCGGCGGGCAGGTGTGTCCGGTGCACATGTTCCGGAGCGCCGAGGGTGTGGAGTACAGCTACCAGGAGGGCGTTGGGCTGGCGTACGGCGCCCAGCTGGCGGCGCACCTGCACGCGGAGCTGGAGGCCCGGGGCGTACTGCGGGCCGTGGTCGCCGGTGATCTGAACATGCCGAACCCGCGCGAGTTCTTCGGCGAGAGGCTCGGGCTCGTCGACGCGTTCGGCGACCCGCCGCCCGCGACGACGCCGGACGGCCGCTCGATCGACCGGCTGTTCTGCACCCGCGACCTGGTCGCCCGCGAGACCGAGGTGGTCCCGCTACCGGGCGCCGACCACTATCCGGTGGTCTGCCGTCTCGACCGCCGGCCACCGGAGGCACCTGCGATCGGCCGGATCCGCGAGCAGGACCTCGCCAGACCACCCCGCTCCGCCCCAGGCACAAGCCGCCGCGGGTTCGCCCGCTGA
- the prfA gene encoding peptide chain release factor 1, protein MFEAVETLKAEYAELERQMAEPELHSDQANARRVGKRYAALAPVVRTYDEWLQTGDDIEAAKELASEDPAFAEEATRLAARREELAERLQTLLVPRDPNDDKDAILEIKAGEGGDESALFAGDLLKMYLKYAESQNWKTEVLDSAESDLGGYKSITVAVKAKGTPEPGEAPYAKLKFEGGVHRVQRVPVTESQGRIHTSAAGVLVLPEAEDVDVEIDPNDLRIDVFRSSGPGGQSVNTTDSAVRITHLPTGIVVSMQNEKSQLQNREQAMRVLRARLLAAAQEAADQEASDARRSQIRTVDRSERVRTYNFPENRFSDHRVGYKAHNLDQVLGGELEQVIKALTDADLAARLEAVESQ, encoded by the coding sequence ATGTTCGAGGCAGTTGAGACGCTGAAGGCGGAGTACGCCGAGCTGGAGCGGCAGATGGCGGAGCCGGAGCTGCACTCCGACCAGGCCAACGCCCGCCGGGTCGGCAAGCGGTACGCCGCGCTCGCCCCGGTGGTCCGGACGTACGACGAGTGGCTGCAGACCGGCGACGACATCGAGGCGGCCAAGGAGCTGGCGTCCGAGGACCCGGCGTTCGCCGAGGAGGCGACCCGGCTGGCGGCGCGCCGCGAGGAGCTGGCCGAGCGCCTGCAGACGTTGCTCGTCCCGCGGGACCCCAACGACGACAAGGACGCGATCCTCGAGATCAAGGCGGGCGAGGGCGGCGACGAGTCCGCGCTGTTCGCCGGCGACCTGCTGAAGATGTACCTGAAGTACGCCGAGTCGCAGAACTGGAAGACCGAGGTCCTGGACTCGGCCGAGTCCGACCTGGGCGGCTACAAGTCGATCACCGTCGCGGTGAAGGCGAAAGGCACGCCGGAGCCGGGCGAGGCGCCGTACGCGAAGCTGAAGTTCGAGGGCGGCGTGCACCGGGTGCAGCGGGTGCCGGTGACCGAGTCGCAGGGGCGGATCCACACCTCCGCGGCCGGTGTCCTGGTGCTGCCGGAGGCCGAGGACGTGGACGTCGAGATCGACCCGAACGACCTGCGCATCGACGTGTTCCGGTCGTCCGGCCCGGGTGGGCAGAGCGTGAACACGACGGACTCCGCAGTCCGTATCACCCACCTGCCGACTGGCATCGTGGTCTCGATGCAGAACGAGAAGTCCCAGCTGCAGAACCGCGAGCAGGCGATGCGCGTACTGCGGGCCCGGCTGCTCGCCGCGGCGCAGGAGGCGGCCGACCAGGAGGCGTCCGACGCCCGCCGGTCGCAGATCCGCACCGTCGACCGGTCCGAGCGCGTGCGCACGTACAACTTCCCGGAGAACCGGTTCTCCGACCACCGCGTGGGCTACAAGGCGCACAACCTCGACCAGGTGCTGGGCGGCGAGCTGGAGCAGGTCATCAAGGCGCTGACCGACGCCGACCTGGCCGCGCGGCTCGAGGCCGTCGAGTCCCAGTGA
- the rho gene encoding transcription termination factor Rho has translation MTETVEASSGADAAATPATRRRKAGGGLEGMLLPELKQLAGTLGIKGTGALRKGQLIEAIKAAQAGGSAGSAGSSAGGQTGGSRAKATQPTLDEAAEAPAAKTAEAPAKREGGSRRTRAAAQKDAAEAPQDTTQSTVVQDVVAEAPAQSATAAQNGTAERSEERADDRGESRNRDRNRDNSRDNTRDRNRDNQNRDTNRDGQREGQREGQRDGQSSRDNRDGNRDNREGGRDGNRDNRADNQRNRQDRTDRGDRQDRDRQDRQDRSERQDQNDRGEEGEGRRRRRRGRDRDRNRDNQDRSRDSGRSRGRGERYDAEPTITEDDILVPAAGILDVLDNYAFVRTSGYLPGPNDVYVALSMVKRYGLRKGDAITGAVKQPQEGERKEKFNPLVRIDTVNGADPEIAKQRQDFNKLTPLYATERLRLETEPGILTTRIVDIVSPIGKGQRGLIVSPPKAGKTMVLQALANAITTNNPEVHLMVVLVDERPEEVTDMQRTVKGEVIASTFDRPADDHTTVAELAIERAKRLVELGHDVVVLLDSITRLGRAYNIAAPASGRILSGGVDSSALYPPKRFFGAARNIEDGGSLTILATALIETGSKMDEVIFEEFKGTGNMELRLRREFADRRIFPAIDVVASGTRREELLMSKDETQVVWKLRRVLSALDGQAALELLIGKLKESKSNIEFLLQVNKTTPSAGSNHGTDNGN, from the coding sequence GTGACAGAAACTGTTGAAGCCTCCAGCGGAGCAGACGCCGCGGCCACCCCCGCGACGCGTCGCCGGAAAGCTGGCGGCGGCCTCGAGGGCATGCTGCTCCCCGAGCTCAAGCAGCTCGCCGGGACGCTCGGCATCAAGGGCACCGGCGCGCTGCGCAAGGGCCAGCTGATCGAGGCGATCAAGGCCGCCCAGGCCGGCGGGTCCGCCGGCTCCGCGGGTTCTTCCGCGGGCGGCCAGACCGGTGGCTCCCGGGCGAAGGCGACACAGCCGACCCTGGACGAGGCCGCCGAAGCGCCCGCGGCGAAGACCGCGGAGGCGCCCGCCAAGCGTGAGGGCGGCAGCCGCCGGACCCGCGCCGCGGCTCAGAAGGACGCGGCCGAAGCGCCGCAGGACACGACGCAGAGCACCGTTGTGCAGGACGTCGTTGCGGAAGCGCCGGCGCAGTCCGCGACGGCGGCCCAGAACGGTACGGCGGAACGCTCCGAGGAGCGCGCCGACGACCGGGGCGAGAGCCGTAACCGTGACCGGAACCGCGACAACAGCCGGGACAACACCCGCGACCGGAACCGCGACAACCAGAACCGGGACACCAACCGGGACGGCCAGCGTGAGGGGCAGCGCGAGGGTCAGCGGGACGGCCAGAGCAGCCGTGACAACCGCGACGGCAACCGGGACAACCGCGAAGGCGGCCGCGACGGCAACCGCGACAACCGTGCCGACAACCAGCGCAACCGCCAGGACCGCACGGACCGCGGCGACCGCCAGGACCGCGACCGCCAGGACCGCCAGGACCGTTCCGAGCGGCAGGACCAGAACGACCGCGGCGAGGAAGGCGAGGGCCGTCGCCGGCGCCGCCGGGGCCGCGACCGGGACCGCAACCGCGACAACCAGGACCGCAGCCGCGACAGCGGCCGCAGCCGGGGCCGCGGCGAGCGGTACGACGCGGAGCCGACGATCACCGAGGACGACATCCTCGTCCCGGCGGCCGGCATCCTCGACGTCCTCGACAACTACGCGTTCGTCCGGACCAGCGGCTACCTGCCGGGCCCGAACGACGTGTACGTCGCGCTCTCGATGGTGAAGCGCTACGGCCTGCGCAAGGGCGACGCGATCACCGGTGCGGTGAAGCAGCCGCAGGAGGGCGAGCGCAAGGAGAAGTTCAACCCGCTGGTCCGGATCGACACCGTCAACGGCGCCGACCCGGAGATCGCCAAGCAGCGGCAGGACTTCAACAAGCTCACCCCGCTGTACGCGACCGAGCGGCTCCGGCTGGAGACCGAGCCGGGCATCCTGACGACCCGCATCGTCGACATCGTCAGCCCGATCGGCAAGGGCCAGCGCGGCCTGATCGTGTCGCCGCCGAAGGCCGGCAAGACGATGGTGCTGCAGGCGCTCGCGAACGCGATCACCACCAACAACCCCGAAGTACACCTGATGGTCGTGCTGGTGGACGAGCGGCCCGAAGAGGTCACCGACATGCAGCGCACGGTGAAGGGCGAGGTCATCGCCTCGACGTTCGACCGGCCGGCCGACGACCACACCACGGTCGCGGAGCTGGCGATCGAGCGCGCGAAGCGGCTGGTCGAGCTCGGCCACGACGTCGTCGTACTGCTGGACTCGATCACCCGGCTGGGCCGCGCGTACAACATCGCGGCGCCGGCCAGCGGCCGGATCCTGTCCGGCGGTGTGGACTCGTCGGCGCTGTACCCGCCGAAGCGGTTCTTCGGCGCGGCCCGCAACATCGAGGACGGCGGCTCGCTGACGATCCTCGCGACCGCGCTGATCGAGACCGGCTCGAAGATGGACGAGGTGATCTTCGAGGAGTTCAAGGGCACCGGCAACATGGAGCTCCGGCTGCGCCGCGAGTTCGCCGACCGGCGGATCTTCCCGGCCATCGACGTGGTCGCCTCCGGCACCCGCCGCGAGGAGCTGCTGATGTCGAAGGACGAGACCCAGGTGGTCTGGAAGCTGCGCCGGGTGCTGTCCGCGCTGGACGGCCAGGCCGCGCTGGAACTGCTGATCGGCAAGCTCAAGGAGAGCAAGTCGAACATCGAGTTCCTGCTCCAGGTCAACAAGACCACGCCGTCGGCCGGCTCGAACCACGGCACCGACAACGGCAACTGA
- the thrC gene encoding threonine synthase produces MVHQWRGVIEEYRDRLPVSADTPVVTLGEGGTPLVAAQWLSEQTGCEVWLKVEGNNPTGSFKDRGMTVAISLAAQAGDKAVVCASTGNTSASAAAYAVRAGMLPLVVIPAGRIAKGKLAQAVVHGAKLVQIDGGFDDCLRIVRELGKNYPVALVNSVNPVRLEGQKTASFEVCDALGDAPDLHLLPVGNAGNIAAYWKGYQEYAKDKLATRTPRMWGFQAEGAAPIVRGAIVEKPETAATAIRVGNPASWTLAEAARDESGGRIELVTDQQILDAQRELAAREGVFVEPASAAGVAGLLHAKAQGWLPGGSTVVITVTGHGLKDIDTALSHVTVDETPVTPADTDAVARVAGLA; encoded by the coding sequence ATGGTTCACCAGTGGCGCGGCGTGATCGAGGAGTACAGAGACCGGCTTCCCGTCTCGGCGGACACGCCGGTGGTCACGCTCGGCGAGGGCGGGACGCCGCTGGTGGCCGCGCAGTGGCTGAGCGAGCAGACCGGCTGCGAGGTCTGGCTCAAGGTCGAGGGCAACAACCCGACCGGCTCGTTCAAGGACCGCGGCATGACGGTGGCGATCTCGCTCGCCGCGCAGGCCGGTGACAAGGCCGTCGTCTGCGCCTCGACCGGCAACACCTCGGCCTCGGCGGCGGCGTACGCCGTCCGCGCCGGGATGCTGCCGCTGGTGGTGATCCCGGCGGGCCGGATCGCGAAGGGCAAGCTGGCCCAGGCCGTCGTGCATGGCGCCAAGCTGGTGCAGATCGACGGCGGGTTCGACGACTGCCTGCGGATCGTCCGCGAGCTCGGCAAGAACTACCCGGTCGCGCTGGTGAACTCGGTCAACCCGGTCCGCCTCGAAGGGCAGAAGACCGCGTCGTTCGAGGTCTGCGACGCGCTCGGTGACGCGCCCGACCTGCACCTGCTGCCGGTCGGCAACGCGGGCAACATCGCGGCGTACTGGAAGGGATACCAGGAGTACGCCAAGGACAAGCTGGCCACCCGGACGCCGCGGATGTGGGGCTTCCAGGCCGAGGGCGCGGCGCCGATCGTGCGCGGCGCGATCGTCGAGAAGCCGGAGACCGCCGCCACCGCGATCCGGGTCGGGAACCCGGCGTCCTGGACGCTGGCCGAGGCCGCGCGGGACGAGTCGGGCGGGCGGATCGAGCTCGTCACCGACCAGCAGATCCTCGACGCGCAGCGTGAACTCGCGGCCCGGGAGGGTGTGTTCGTCGAGCCGGCGTCGGCGGCCGGCGTGGCCGGTCTGCTGCACGCCAAGGCGCAGGGCTGGTTGCCGGGCGGTTCGACCGTGGTGATCACCGTCACCGGCCACGGCCTGAAGGACATCGACACCGCGCTGTCCCACGTGACCGTCGACGAGACCCCGGTCACGCCCGCCGACACCGACGCGGTCGCCCGCGTCGCCGGCCTCGCCTGA
- a CDS encoding homoserine dehydrogenase, whose protein sequence is MNDAKPLKVGLLGCGVVGTEVVRILTEQADHLAARVGARLEIAGIAVRRPGRARDIAVDPDLITTDAHALVSRDDLDLVIEVIGGLEPARGLILTALEHGASVVTANKALLAEDGPTLFAAAEKYQRDLYFEAAVAGAIPILRPLRESLAGDDVVRVMGIVNGTTNYILDKMDTTGAGFDEALEEAQALGYAEADPTADIEGFDAAAKAALLASLAFHTRVSIADVHREGITEVTATDIASAREMGCVVKSLAICELDETTDSVSARVYPAMIPVTHPLANVRDAYNAVFVESKAAGRLMFYGRGAGGAPTASAVLGDLVSAARNRLKGVPGVGESSYTQRAVRPMGDAMTRYHVSLDVADKAGVLAAVAQAFSEHDVSIQTVRQEGRGSDAQLVVVTHTATDAALSATVESLRDMDIVREVSSVMRVEGE, encoded by the coding sequence ATGAACGACGCCAAACCTCTCAAGGTGGGCCTGCTCGGTTGCGGAGTGGTCGGCACCGAGGTGGTGCGGATCCTGACCGAGCAGGCGGACCATCTCGCGGCCCGCGTCGGCGCCCGGCTGGAGATCGCCGGGATCGCCGTCCGACGGCCCGGCCGGGCGCGCGACATCGCGGTCGACCCGGACCTGATCACCACCGACGCGCACGCGCTGGTCTCCCGGGACGACCTGGACCTGGTGATCGAGGTGATCGGCGGCCTCGAGCCCGCGCGCGGCCTGATCCTGACCGCGCTCGAGCACGGCGCCTCGGTCGTCACGGCGAACAAGGCGCTGCTCGCCGAGGACGGGCCGACGCTGTTCGCGGCCGCGGAGAAGTACCAGCGCGACCTGTACTTCGAGGCGGCGGTGGCCGGCGCGATCCCGATCCTGCGGCCGCTGCGCGAGTCGCTCGCCGGTGACGACGTGGTCCGGGTGATGGGCATCGTCAACGGCACCACGAACTACATCCTCGACAAGATGGACACCACCGGCGCCGGCTTCGACGAGGCGCTCGAGGAGGCCCAGGCGCTCGGGTACGCCGAGGCCGACCCGACCGCGGACATCGAGGGCTTCGACGCGGCGGCGAAGGCCGCGCTGCTGGCCAGCCTGGCGTTCCACACCCGGGTCTCGATCGCCGACGTGCACCGCGAGGGCATCACCGAGGTGACCGCGACCGACATCGCCTCGGCCCGTGAGATGGGCTGCGTGGTGAAGTCGCTGGCGATCTGCGAGCTCGACGAGACCACCGACTCGGTGAGCGCCCGGGTGTACCCGGCGATGATCCCGGTCACCCACCCGCTGGCCAATGTCCGGGACGCGTACAACGCCGTTTTCGTGGAAAGCAAGGCAGCCGGGCGGCTGATGTTCTATGGTCGTGGTGCCGGCGGCGCCCCGACGGCCAGTGCCGTCCTCGGGGATCTGGTGTCCGCCGCGCGCAACCGGCTCAAGGGTGTGCCGGGGGTCGGCGAGTCGTCGTACACCCAACGGGCCGTGCGGCCGATGGGCGACGCGATGACCCGCTACCACGTGTCCCTGGACGTGGCCGACAAGGCCGGTGTGCTGGCGGCGGTGGCCCAGGCCTTCTCGGAGCACGACGTGTCGATCCAGACCGTCCGCCAGGAGGGCCGGGGCAGTGACGCCCAGCTGGTGGTGGTCACCCACACCGCGACCGACGCCGCGTTGTCCGCGACCGTGGAGTCCTTGCGGGACATGGACATCGTCCGTGAAGTCAGCAGTGTGATGCGGGTAGAAGGCGAGTAA
- the thrB gene encoding homoserine kinase, translating to MGDDRNESASAQGSGRRPCDQVRVRVPATSANLGPGFDAFGLALTLYDDLVVTPCGSGVTVQVSGCGEGEVPLDESHLVVRAIRAGLEALGAEVPGFTLRCENRIPHGRGLGSSSAAIVGGLAAAYALAGEPLDRDRLVVLANEIEGHPDNVAAAALGGFTIAWTEGETGRAVRLDPADGLAAVAYVPDNRVLTKEARGLLPGVVSHTDAAANAGKAALLVAALTGRPELLLTATEDRLHQEYREPAMPESLALVHKLRGSGLPAIVSGAGPTVAVLGGHLGESAGRSAAGDGAQAAAGGRNAVFRGTPEAPDGWTKYELGIDPVGVQVWSLEAG from the coding sequence GTGGGAGACGACAGGAACGAGTCCGCATCGGCGCAGGGCAGTGGGCGGCGGCCGTGTGACCAGGTGCGGGTGCGGGTGCCCGCGACGAGTGCCAATCTGGGGCCCGGGTTCGACGCGTTCGGGTTGGCGTTGACGTTGTACGACGACCTGGTGGTGACGCCGTGCGGGTCGGGCGTGACCGTGCAGGTGTCCGGCTGCGGTGAAGGCGAAGTACCGCTGGACGAGTCGCATCTGGTGGTCCGGGCGATCCGCGCCGGGCTCGAGGCGCTGGGCGCGGAGGTGCCCGGGTTCACGTTGCGCTGCGAGAACCGGATCCCGCACGGCCGTGGTCTCGGTTCGTCGTCGGCGGCGATCGTCGGCGGCCTCGCGGCGGCGTACGCGCTGGCCGGCGAGCCGCTCGACCGGGACCGCCTCGTCGTCCTGGCGAACGAGATCGAGGGTCACCCCGACAACGTCGCCGCGGCGGCACTCGGCGGGTTCACGATCGCTTGGACGGAAGGCGAAACCGGCCGCGCGGTGCGGCTGGACCCGGCGGACGGACTGGCCGCGGTCGCGTACGTACCCGACAACCGCGTGCTGACCAAGGAGGCGCGCGGGCTGCTGCCGGGCGTTGTTTCCCACACCGACGCGGCGGCCAACGCCGGGAAGGCGGCGTTGCTCGTCGCGGCGCTGACCGGGCGGCCGGAACTGCTGCTGACCGCGACCGAGGACCGGCTGCACCAGGAGTACCGCGAGCCTGCGATGCCGGAGAGCCTCGCGCTGGTGCACAAGTTGCGCGGCAGCGGGCTGCCCGCGATCGTCAGCGGCGCCGGCCCGACGGTCGCCGTACTCGGCGGTCACTTGGGTGAATCCGCAGGTCGGAGCGCTGCCGGCGACGGCGCGCAGGCGGCCGCCGGAGGCCGGAACGCGGTGTTCCGCGGTACGCCGGAGGCTCCGGACGGCTGGACGAAGTACGAACTGGGGATCGATCCAGTCGGCGTACAGGTCTGGTCGCTGGAAGCCGGCTGA